One Longimicrobium sp. genomic window, GCATGCGCACGTCGCACAGCACCAGGTCGGGCTGCTCGGCCAGCGCCATGCGCAGGCCGGTCTCGCCGTCGTCGGCGGTCTGCACCTGGTACCCCTCGTCGCGCAGGATCAGGAGGAGGGTGTGGCGCAGCCCCGCCTCGTCGTCGATGACCAGGACGCGTGGTTGGCTCACGGCTGAGGTCGGTGGGTGGGAAAGGAGAGCTTGAACACGGCGCCCCCGCCCTCGGCGGAAGAGGCCTCGATCCGGCCGCCGAAGTCTGCCACGGTGCTGGCGACGATGGCAAGCCCCAGCCCCGTTCCCTCCCCCGGCGCGCGGGTGGTGAAGAAGGGGTCGAAGATGGCCTCGATGTGCTCCGGCGCGATCCCCGGCCCCGTGTCGGCGACGACGATGCGCACGATCTCCGTCCCCTCCGCGATGACCGACGCGTCGCGATGGGTGCCGTAGCGCGGCCGGCGCAGGTGCGCGTACGAGACGCCGGGGGGATCGGACGCGCGGCGCACGGGGATGGGTCGGTCGGGATGCCACACGTCGAGCATCGTCCGCACGGTCAGCCGGCCGCTGCCGCCCATCGCCAGCCGCGCGTTGTCGAAGAGGTTGACGAAGATCTGGTCGACGAAGTGCGAGTCCGCCATCACCGGCGGGAGGTCGCCCGCCAGCGACGTGGCGACCTCGATCCCCTCCAGCACCCCCTGGTCGCGGAGGAGCTCCAGGACGCGTCCGATCGATGCGTTCACGTCCACCGGCTCGCGCTGCGCGGGGGCGGGGCGCGAGTAGTCCAGCAGCCGCCGCACGATGACGTCGATGCGCCGCGTCTCGCGCTCCATCCCGTCCAGCAGCTCGGGGTCGGCGCCGCGGCGGCGGAGGACGGCGGCGTAGCCCAGCAGCGCGCCCAGCGGGTTCCCCACCTCGTGCGCCACCCCCGCGGCCAGGCGCCCGATCGACGCCATCTTCTCCGCCTGCACCAGGTCGTACTGCGTGGCCAGGAGAAGGCGGTTGGTCTCGTCGAGCGAGCGGACGTTGTCGGCCAGGAGCTGCTGGTTGTGCAGCAGCTGCTCGGTCATCCGGTTCAGCGCCAGGTTCAGCGCGGCGATCTCGCGCGTGTCGCCCTCGGGCGCGCGGCGCACGTAGTCGCCGCCGGCGATGGCCTCGGCCGTGGCCACGGCCTCGCGCAGCGGGCGGACGACCAGCCGGTCGATCAGCACGCGGCCGAGGAGGACGAAGACGGCGACGTCGACCGCCAGCAGGAGGAGCAGCACCCACGACGGGCGCGGCCCGGCGATGCGGAGGACGGTGGCGGTCCACAGCGCCAGCAGGAGCGCGGCGGCGGCCAGGAAGGAGAGGTTGAAGAGGAGCTCGGCACGCAAAGAGCCCCGGCGCCGGCCGGGGCTCTTTGCCGGGCGGGCGGCCGCGGAGTCGCCGGCCCGGCGCCTCGGGAGCTCCGCCGCCTCAGGCGGCGGCGGGCTCCCCGGAACGGATGCTGTCACGGATAACCGGCTTCCTGCGCTGGCCGTGGGCCTGCTTCTCGATGTGGTGCCACACCCGGTCGACCACCGACCCCGTGGGACCCTCCCAGGCGATGCGGCCCTCGGCGTGGACGGTTTCCAGCGCCCTGCGCAGGGCGTGCTTGCTCACCGGCTTCCTCATGGTACCTCCGCGGGCTGAACGTCGGTCCGCCTCCCCGCCAAACAGGCGCGGGAGGCCTGTGGCATACCTGCAAGCGTACGTTAATCAGCCGCGGCCCCGCGCGCGAGGGGGACGTTGACGACATCGCGCAAGGTCCTCCCAGACACATGGAATCCCGTCTCCCAGGCATCTGTTCAGCCGATGTTATCTAATTGGCTCACGCAGAGTTAGCAGGGTCAGCAGTGGAACTGCGGCTGTTACCTGCTGACCCTGCTGACTCTGCGTGAGGCTTTCTTTTCGATCGTTGGGGGGATGACGAAAGAGGGTGCCCGCCCCGCCGGCGAGGGTGCGGGCCGGATGGACCCGTTCTTGCCCCTGGCGGCGCGCCTGTGCCCAGGAACCGAACAGGATGTCCGCCGGGCGGTGGGCGAGGATGACGCGGGGAGCGATGGGGAAAGTGAAGAAGGGGCGCGAGCGCCGGCGGGGGCCGCGCCGCGAACGGCGGCGGGTGCCCGCGAAGCACCAGCCGGGGAGCAGGGCCGCGCACGGGAAGGATGGGCTGCTGCGCGCCCTGGGGCTGGGGCTGATCACCGGCGCGGCCGACGACGACCCGTCGGCCATCGGCACGTACGCCAGCGCGGGCGCCAGGCTGGGGCCGTCGTTCCTGTGGACCGCCCCGGTCACGCTGCCGATGATGTACGCGGTGGTCTACCTCTCCGCCAAGCTGGGGCAGGTCACGGGGCAGGGGCTGTTCGCGGTGATCCAGTCCCGCTTCCCCCGCTGGGTGCTGTACCCGTCGCTCCTGGCCGTCCTCGTCGGCAACACCATCGAGGCGGGCGCCGACATCGCCGGGATGGCGGCGGCCGTGGGGCTGCTGGTGAAGGTGCCCGCCGCCGTCATCGTGGTCTTCATCACCGCGGCCATCCTGGCGCTCCAGTTCTGGGGCTCGTACACGCTCATCCGCAACGTCTTCCGCTGGCTGGCGCTGGCGCTGCTGGCCTACGTGGCCGCCGCGATCCTGGCCAGGCCCGCGCTGGGCCCCGTGCTGCGGGGCACCTTCGTCCCCACCCTGCGCTTCGACCCCGAGTTCCTTTCGCTGCTGGTGGCGGTCATCGGCACCACCCTCTCCGCCTACCTCTACACCTGGCAGTCGAACGAGGAGGTCGAGGAGCAGATCGCGATGGGGCTCCGGCGCCTGACCGACCGCCGGGGGACGACCGACGCGGAGCTGAAGCGGACGCGCAAGGACATCCTCTTCGGGATGTGCTTCTCGAACCTGGTGATGTACTTCATCATGCTCTCCACCTCCGCGACGCTGTACCGGGCCGGACAGCACGACGTGGAAAGCGCGGCGCAGGCGGCGCGCGCGCTGCAGCCCCTGGCCGGGAGCGCCGCCGGCGTCCTGTTCGCGCTGGGCGTGATCGGCGTCGGCTTCCTGGCGGTTCCCGTGATGACCACCGGCGCGGCGTACGACCTGGCGCAGACGCTGGGGTGGAAGCACGGGCTGCACGCCAAACCGCGCGAGGCGTGGAAGTTCTACGCCGCCATCACCGTGTTCACGCTGCTGGCGATGGGGATGAACTTCCTGGGACTGAACCCCATGAAGGCGCTGGTCTTCGCCGGCATCGTGCAGGGCTTCTCCACCCCGCCGCTGATGCTGCTGATCATGCTGATGACGAACGACCGGAAGATCATGGGCAGCCGGGTGAACGGCCGCGCGATGAACGTGCTGGGGTGGGCCACCACCGCCATCATCTTCGCCGCCACGGGCGCCCTGATCGTCACCTGGGTGATGTAGCGAGGCATCACGATGTCACGGCGCGCCCGGTCCGCGCGTCGATGCACCCCGATCCTTTCGGCAGGTCCGCTGCCTTCTCGCGCAGCGCCGGGTGCGGGCGCAGCCAGTTGTGCTCGAACACCCTTCGCCAGATCCGCAACGAGCATCAGCCTCCAGTATCAGGACGTCTGCACGTCGAATCACCAATGAAATGAAATCACACGGAGGTAACGGAGGACTGAGCTGGGTTCCTCCGTTCCCTCCGTTTCCTCCGTGTGATTCAATGCTGTTGGGACGTCCGGAGATGCACGATGCATAGGCTGAAGCGGGATCACCGCCGACGAAAGCGTTCCGGCCGGCCGCGCGGGCGTTCGCGCGGCCGGCCGGGTTCCGTTGGAACGATGTTCGTCGATTCCGAGGCTACGAGTCGGTGACCACGGGACGCTTGCCGACGGCGCGCCAGATGTAGTAGACGGGGATGCCGAGGAGCACGATGATCAGCCCCGCGAAGGTGTACTCGGGCTTGGCGAAGAGCAGGATCACCGCGATGGCCAGCGCCGAAAGCATGTACAGCGCGGGGATCACCGGATAGCCGAAGGCGCGGTACGGGCGCTCCATGTCGGGCCGCTTCCGGCGCAGCGCGAAGAGCGCGATCATCGTCATCACGTAGAACACCAGCGCCGCGAAGATCACGTAGTCCAGCAGCTGCCCGTAGCTCCCCGTCAGCGTCAGGAACGCGGTCCACACCCCCTGCACCCCCAGCGCCCAGACGGGGACGTGCGTCTTGTGCGAGATGCGGCCGGCGCGCTCGAAGAACACGCCGTCCTTCGCCATCGCGTAGTAGACGCGCGCGCCCGCCAGGATCAGCCCGTTGATGCACCCGAAGGTGGAGACCAGGATCGCCCCGGCCATCAGGTACGCGCCCACGTCGCCGAAGATGTGCTGCAGCGCGAGGGTGCCCACCCGGTCCTGCGGCGCGTTCTGGATCTGCGACAGCTTGAGCACGGAGAGGTAGGCGAAGTTCGCCAGCACGTACAGCAGCGTCACGCTCCCCGTCCCCAGCGCCAGCGCGATGGGGAGGTTGCGCTGCGGGCGCTCCACCTCGGCGGCGGCGAAGGTGACGTTGTTCCACGCGTCGGCGCTGAACAGCGACCCGACCATCGCCGCGCCGAAGGCCAGCAGCAGCGCCGGAAAGGCGAGCGTCATCCCCAGGAACGGCGTGGGCGTGGTGCCGCCCGGCATGTCGGCCCAGAAGTGCGAGAAGTTGCTCGCGATCGCGTCCGCGTTCCGGCCGATCGTCAGCCCCAGGATCACCAGCCCCAGCAGCGCCGCCGTCTTGGCCGCGGTGAAGATGTTCTGGATCCACTTGGCCTCGCGCAGCCCGCGCATGTTCACCCAGGTGAGCAGCGCGATGATCACGATCCCCACCACCCGCTGCGGGCTGAGCCCCAGCTCGATCTCGCCGCCGGGGACGGGAACCTTCCCGAAGCTGATGAACAGGTCGGGCGACACGGCGGGGATGAACACCCCCAGGAAGCGCGAGAAGGCGACGGCCACGGCGGCGATCGTCCCCGTCTGGATCACCATGAACAGCGTCCAGCCGTAGAGGAAGCCGGGGAGGTGCCCCAGCCCCTCGCGCAGGAACACGTACTGTCCGCCGGCCCGCGGCATCGCTGCCGCCAGCTCGCCGTAGCTCAGCGCGCCGAACACGGTGATGACCATCGTCGCGACCCAGACGAGGATCAGCCCGCCCGGCGAGTTCATGGTCCGCGCGATGTCGGCGGACACGATGAAGATGCCGGAGCCAATCATCGAGCCCACCACCAGCATGGTGGCGTCGACCAGCGAGAGCGCGCGCCGGAACTCGCCCTCGGAGCTCGCGGGGGCGCGCGGGGGTGCCTCGGGAGTGGCGGTGGGCGGCATTCGGATCAGGGGGGTGAGGGGGTCAGATGGTGAGCGTGATGTCGGTCTGCGCGGCCACCGGGCGGTTGGTGGCCAGCTCGCGCGCCGGCCTGAACTTCCAGTCGCGGGCCGTGCGCTTCAGGCTCTCGTCGTAGCCGCGGTTGCCCGTGGGGGTGAGCACCTCCACGTCGGTGACGTCGCCGCGCTCGCTGACGGTCAGGCGCAGGACCACGTCGCGGCTGGCCATCCCCCGCGGCCGCGAGGGCGGGATCAGCAGCAGGTCGGTTTCCGGCAGCGTGGTGCGGCTGCCTCCGCCGCCGCCCGTGCCGGGGCCGCTTCCCGTCCCCACGCCCGTGCCGGTGCCTCCGCCCGAGCCGCCGCCGGTCCCGCCACCGCTCCCCGGGCCCTGCCCCGGGCCGGTGCCGGGACCCGTCCCCGGGCCGGAGGCCGGCGCGGCGGGCGCGGGCACGGGCGGCGCGGGAGCCGGGGCGGCGGGCTTCGTCTCCGCGGGCGGCACCGGCACGGGCGGCGGCGGAACCACCGGCGGCACCAGCGCGTCCGGCTCGGGCTGCGACGGCGGCGGGGGTGGCGGCGGAGGCTGGGGAAGGTCGTAGTAGCTTACCTGCTCGCCCCCACCGCCGCCACCCCCGCCCGCTTCCCGCCCGACGGGCCGGTCCTGGCGCGAGCCCTCGCCGGCCAGCAGCACGGTCTGGCGATAGCCGAAGAACAGCAGCAGCACCACGACGGCGTGCACCAGCACGGCCACCGCGGTCCCGCCCGCCGAGGGGCGTCCCTCCTTCTTGTTCCTGCCGACGACCTCGAACACGCCTGGTACGGCCTCCGCTCGCTCCCCGCCGCCCACCGGCGGGTGATCCCACGTGATACCGCCTTCACCGCCTCCGGGTTTCCGTCAGACGTTCACGAGGGGGTGAAATCGACTGCACGGCGCGTGCGAGATGGGTTGTGGGAGAAGGAGATGGGTCGGGGAGGGGGCGATTGAACTGCAACAACCACACGAAGTCCGCCTTCGCGGACTACCGGCATCGGCTCGGCCGGGGTGACGGTGCGCGCGACGAGCTTCGCGTCGGCATCCGCCGCGGATTCGGCGATGTGATGATGATCAGCTCGCGCTTCGGGACGCGGCGCGGGCGTCGCGCGAGGCCAGGCGGCCGCCGATGGCCGCGGCCACGATCTGCAGCAGGAGGAGGCCGGCGGTGTAGGCGGCGCCCACGCTCCAGCTCTCCGCGCCCAGCAGCTCGCCGGGGATCAGGTTCACGAGCAGCCAGACGACGAGCGAGACGAGACCCATCCCCACCGCGTAGAGGATCGGCGCGGCGCCGGCGCGCCACCCGGCGAAGTAGCCGCCCGCCGCGAACCCGACCGCCGTCGCCAGCAATCCCCAGAAGGTGCCGCCCGAGCCCTCGCGGTTCAGCAGCCCCACGGCGATCATCGCGATCACCACCAGCGACACCACCGCCGCGGCGATGAACCAGCTCAGCAGCAGCGTGCCGAGACGGACGTTGCGGAGATGCTCAGTATGCATCGGCGGCCAGCTGGGAGACGGACAGCACGTCGTCGAAGGAGTACTGCACCGGCTGGAAGCTCTGGCGATGGTGGCGCGTGGGGCCCAGGCGGTCGAGCGCCTCGAGATGCTCGGGCGTGCCGTACCCCTTGTTGCGCTCCCACCCGTACTCGGGATAGCGCGGGGCGAGCCG contains:
- a CDS encoding energy transducer TonB, with product MFEVVGRNKKEGRPSAGGTAVAVLVHAVVVLLLFFGYRQTVLLAGEGSRQDRPVGREAGGGGGGGGEQVSYYDLPQPPPPPPPPSQPEPDALVPPVVPPPPVPVPPAETKPAAPAPAPPVPAPAAPASGPGTGPGTGPGQGPGSGGGTGGGSGGGTGTGVGTGSGPGTGGGGGSRTTLPETDLLLIPPSRPRGMASRDVVLRLTVSERGDVTDVEVLTPTGNRGYDESLKRTARDWKFRPARELATNRPVAAQTDITLTI
- a CDS encoding amino acid permease, translated to MPPTATPEAPPRAPASSEGEFRRALSLVDATMLVVGSMIGSGIFIVSADIARTMNSPGGLILVWVATMVITVFGALSYGELAAAMPRAGGQYVFLREGLGHLPGFLYGWTLFMVIQTGTIAAVAVAFSRFLGVFIPAVSPDLFISFGKVPVPGGEIELGLSPQRVVGIVIIALLTWVNMRGLREAKWIQNIFTAAKTAALLGLVILGLTIGRNADAIASNFSHFWADMPGGTTPTPFLGMTLAFPALLLAFGAAMVGSLFSADAWNNVTFAAAEVERPQRNLPIALALGTGSVTLLYVLANFAYLSVLKLSQIQNAPQDRVGTLALQHIFGDVGAYLMAGAILVSTFGCINGLILAGARVYYAMAKDGVFFERAGRISHKTHVPVWALGVQGVWTAFLTLTGSYGQLLDYVIFAALVFYVMTMIALFALRRKRPDMERPYRAFGYPVIPALYMLSALAIAVILLFAKPEYTFAGLIIVLLGIPVYYIWRAVGKRPVVTDS
- a CDS encoding ATP-binding protein — translated: MRAELLFNLSFLAAAALLLALWTATVLRIAGPRPSWVLLLLLAVDVAVFVLLGRVLIDRLVVRPLREAVATAEAIAGGDYVRRAPEGDTREIAALNLALNRMTEQLLHNQQLLADNVRSLDETNRLLLATQYDLVQAEKMASIGRLAAGVAHEVGNPLGALLGYAAVLRRRGADPELLDGMERETRRIDVIVRRLLDYSRPAPAQREPVDVNASIGRVLELLRDQGVLEGIEVATSLAGDLPPVMADSHFVDQIFVNLFDNARLAMGGSGRLTVRTMLDVWHPDRPIPVRRASDPPGVSYAHLRRPRYGTHRDASVIAEGTEIVRIVVADTGPGIAPEHIEAIFDPFFTTRAPGEGTGLGLAIVASTVADFGGRIEASSAEGGGAVFKLSFPTHRPQP
- a CDS encoding Nramp family divalent metal transporter, encoding MGKVKKGRERRRGPRRERRRVPAKHQPGSRAAHGKDGLLRALGLGLITGAADDDPSAIGTYASAGARLGPSFLWTAPVTLPMMYAVVYLSAKLGQVTGQGLFAVIQSRFPRWVLYPSLLAVLVGNTIEAGADIAGMAAAVGLLVKVPAAVIVVFITAAILALQFWGSYTLIRNVFRWLALALLAYVAAAILARPALGPVLRGTFVPTLRFDPEFLSLLVAVIGTTLSAYLYTWQSNEEVEEQIAMGLRRLTDRRGTTDAELKRTRKDILFGMCFSNLVMYFIMLSTSATLYRAGQHDVESAAQAARALQPLAGSAAGVLFALGVIGVGFLAVPVMTTGAAYDLAQTLGWKHGLHAKPREAWKFYAAITVFTLLAMGMNFLGLNPMKALVFAGIVQGFSTPPLMLLIMLMTNDRKIMGSRVNGRAMNVLGWATTAIIFAATGALIVTWVM